Part of the Uloborus diversus isolate 005 chromosome 9, Udiv.v.3.1, whole genome shotgun sequence genome is shown below.
ATCCACCAGTTAGAATATTAAACTACCATTTCCGGCAACAGATGGCGCAGCATAGCAGATAAAAGGAAAATcgttgtgaaaatgttgcagaaactGCTACACAAAAGTAACGATGTTCACTAGCACAAGAAATTAAACTGAACAGAAATACATTGCGTTGCAAAATATCGAATGAAGATTTCAAGGGTTCAATTTCTCTACAATTCTCGCCTGCTAGCAGCGCTACCTATTAACAGAAATTATAGCTGAACATGTAAATTAGTGGGAAAAATTCATCAGTTTCCCCAAGTGCAGTCTCAAACTTTACATTTCTATCGAAttccagttttttaaatgaacttcaacatataacaggttttttttttatatatccaTTAAGATGCATGGGACAATCgggctttttttttccagtatgtGTAACATTTTCCCTAACTGTTCTTATTTTAACAAAGCGTGTTTTCATGCAGTTTTACTTTACCCAGAAATAAaactgtactgttttttttttctagatactGAACTCTTTGTTCATGATCCTTCACCTACAGTTGCAGGTAAGAAGCTTAACTTTCATCATTTACTTTTATGTAGCTTTAACAGATTAATACTTTTAGCTGATCATAGTTGTATTACCTACAGAACCAGTGTATTTTCGACGTAAGTTTTATGACGTAGCTTAAATTACAACTAGTTAACACACCCAGTTTGGTAATATCGAAAGTAATCTTGCAATATAACAAATATAAGAATCAGTGAAAGGTTGAGTAGACCAATCCTAAACCTTCCCTTTGAAATTTCCTGGACGTTAagtttcaactttgttttttttttttaatgatgagaaAACAGACTTAAATGTTATTCAGTTGTCATCATAGTTACTTGAAAGTGGGGCAATGCAGCaactttaaattttgaagtgaaactAAAAGATATTTACAGATGTAAAAGTACCGTGTGATATAAAAGACAGGACCAACTTTAAAAACGGATAACTCGAAaacgaataaagataaaaagGTGTGGTTTGCACTAAACGGATGAAAAAGAAGCCGGCTTTTGTCTGACAACGAACCGAAAATAGTTATGTTGGCGACCAACAGATGACGCTGTCTGATTTCTGATATAGGATCATGCAAGTATTAAACGATATAAAAAGGAGCAACGGCAGCAGGTCATGGTAGTCGGAGCTGATATACATCGAAACGCTGTCCATAGTTGAGAAATCACGTTTAGTTAAACTGTTTATAAGAATAATGGTGAAATAAAAAGCTATAGTGCCATCTGTAGATCGAAAGCAGAACTATCGTTTATTGCGTTGCCACACAAAACCCGGTTTCTTTTCGATTCGTACAGTGCAAATTGCATCTTTTTATCTTCATTCattttcgaattattcatttttcaagtttgtactgacttttggatcaccctgtatataaaatAACGTAATTAGGCACAACTTGGCAGGAAAACTGCATGCACGTGTTTCGAAAAACAAGGAATCTCcttttcattgcaaaatataagtgagcttatggatgaaaagatatccgataAAAGCAACATGGTAGATAAGGATATGGATCGTGATTTTCTTTCGTGGTAGAACGAATGGACGGGTGAGAAGGTGTGAGAGCCAATACCAGAACAGACATGCGTGGAGTATGAGGGAGaaaaaacatccagcatccagcacctGGAATTCTtctgaattttgacgtcttgaatcacaaaattatgtttttcgcaatcacgaactgcggtAGGACCCAAAtcgttggatttcttgtttctacaaacggAATGGAATGGGAACCCGCCGCCACCATATaattactggtgattttctagatcaAGATAATATGAGAATTATCcataagaaaaagaaatctttagaagctttaaaaaaaaaaaaatgaaccgaTTTTAATGTGCAATAGTGGAAGATAGGCCCATTGAGGATTTACGAGCGGTTTTGGTatcagaaatgaaattttttcttggaGGCCCcaaaaaatagaacaatatttttaataaaaaactattaaattttgcatttggggaaaAAATGCGTATGTCAAACAATCGTTACAGACGAGTGTACACCGACAGCCCGACTACGACATCTAGCGACTGAAGTTTCATCCTTGCTATGGACTCATGAATCTGAAATAGCCAATAACCGAACTGAAAGCAGATGTTCCATCAATGAAGCTGATATTACcttcaaaaaagtaaataaaatttaatttaacacACGAAGGAAACTGAGATCTCTGGATatcataaccaggctgtcggtaaatgcttgtaattctgccttagccatgGGAAAAGGGCGGTAAATTACAGCTTAATAGTTACAGATTTGTTATTTCCAGCCAGAAGCATATCAGAAACACATATTTCCATCTAGGCCCGTGATTTAGGTGGGTCAGGAGGATCCCAACTCCCTCGTCAATTGAACCCCTACCcccgaattaaaaaaattaatgatttttacgCATAAGAACAAACGCGAGGGTTCCGTAAAACTCCAAATGACCGACCTGTTTTCATCTGAGGAACATTTTTCATGTTATGCAGTGTTATCATATGTTTATTATGCAGATGTAAAGTTAATAGATTgtcaatgtaaaaacaaaatgcacCTGTGAGATAATTAAActatgttttacttttattttatagaaaataacGGAACTGAAGTCAATGACACACTTTTGCAGCATGGTaagacatatttaaaaatatttccttttagtTTAGCGAAAAGTTTTCTTTAGAATGGGATAAAACAAGTCGCTAGCTGCGCTATTGGTATAAGTAGATACAACTGATCGCATCCGATTCAAACAAATTGAGTTGGAGTTGTATGGAGCATTTTAAACAAGCTCATAAAAAGGTGCTCATAAGAACAAGTACAGAAGAATAAACAAAGAacaaggttgggggggggggggttgatgagttaaaaaaaaaatcatgtttaggGGAGGGTGAGGTAAGAATGAGATTCTTAACCAAAAAACAGTTGTGGGGGCAAATTAAActcataaaccaattagaaaacTATGTCATTATTATCTCTCAAGTattataaaagtataaaatttgacTCAATATCCTATTTCCAACAGAAAAATTTTGACGCATGTTTAAATTAGATTAGTCAAAATCCCATCTTACCCTACCAGGTGGGGTAAGATGAGATTCAATGTTTGCATAAGTCACAAAGATGAGCAGCTTCATCGTCATCATCCTCCTTTCCTGCACACGATCAATGGGCTTATTTCTTGCATTCGCAGCACCTAATAAATCCTTCTTTCGATTGGGAATATAAATGTCCACAGTAAAGGCATTCGATATCAGAAGGCTCAGACAACGATGAAGACTCGGATGGTTTCCATTTAAGtacagtttttttgtttttaattttccagtctgtattcttttgtttttatcttttgacTGGCCAACTTTCATTGCTGTACGAGTTGATGGGGTAAATGAAAAAATGTCATCCACACAAATCCCTTTTTCACGTttcgtttcttatttttttcctcgattttctCCTCTTCCTGCTTAGATTTTATACTTTCTTCTCTTTCTGCTTAGACTTTCCAATTTTCTTCTCCTCTTCCTGCTTAGATTTTTCCAATTTCTTACCTTTtctctgcttagatttttttacattttcttccaTTCCTTTTGAGTCTTCaccacaaaaaatttctttttttttaatccgcaAGAAGGTCTCTttattccaaagaaaaaatagttttcatgggACCCAAAGGCTTAACTAGATCTAAACTTGTGGTTTCATTATTTGTATAAATTTTTCCAGCTGTCGAAACCATAAGAACACCCCTGTACAATTGCTGCTTTTAGCTTCTTTCACTTTTCTATGAAGTGTAGCGCGTGGTACATTATAAGTTCGGGATGCTTTCTGAAATCCCATTTCTCCACTCACTAAGCATTCAATAGCATGTTGCATCGATTCTAGTGACCAAATTCCCATATTCGTCTTTCTTTTCACTATCTTAAGAAAtctcaaaagaatgaaaaaacaaatcgCAATACATGTGGGGGTAAGATGAGATAGTATTCCATCATGCCCCTCGTATAATATCTCGTCTTGCCCCACTGACACCATTTGGCGTGTTCGCTGTCGATTCAAGTTcatgttataaataaaattacatttaataacTGTAAATTTATCCTTTAGAGCTGCGGATTACGATTATATGAGAGTACAAACGATTAGTAAAATCGTACTCACCAAACTACACTTTGGAAGGGTGTTAATACAAAATAAGAGCACGGCGAAACGCacgaaaattaagagaaaaacttTATGCACTGCAAATGCAGCGCACAATCAGGTTGATTCGACCAACGTGGTTTCTGCTTCTCCCAACGCAACTACTTGACTACTTTTCCGCAAGATAATAGCACCCACCTTGCTAGGAGCTTCAGTATCTCATCTTACCCCGCTATTCCATcttgccccaccttcccctactttTAAATTATGATCGCAAGAATAGAAATATAAATAAGACAAATAATTCGGTTTTGCTTTGATTAAGcatacaactcctgcatagaaagtgcaatgaagtatACATGCTGTTCACACATTTTTAGACGATgtatattgtatttacaaaactCAATTAAATAAAATCATCGGGTTATTAATGTTCTATTTGATAACCCTTTTTCTGAACTATCTTTCGACGCCGTAATTTCCTGGATCATAATGCATTTTTGAGTGTCAGAAGAGGTAATCTATCCCATTCTCCCTGAGCAGCATTCCAGACTCGTGTAAGAGCTGTGAGACGACGCGACGTTCGGATAATGCAGATTTAAAAAGTCCGAGAGCACGAAATCCCATAGATGATACAGTGGAAGATTTCAAAGGGATATCAGTGAAGGGTATGGCTTTGATGCCGgttttttgttctatttcttttagaaaatttgatttGAAGTGGATTTCGAAGAGTGACTGCTAACTTTTTCTTCATAGAGTATAGATTTGGTGCCGgttttttgttctatttctatTAGAAAATTAGAGTGGATTTTGAAGTGTGACTGCTTACTTTGTCTTAATGGAGTATGGCTTTGATGCCGgttttttgttctatttcttttagaaaatttaaagtcTATTTTGAAGTGTGACTGCTTTGTCTTGATAGAGTATGGCTTTGATGCCGgttttttgttctatttcttttagaaaatttgaAGTGGATTTTGAAGTGTGGCTGTTTACTTTGTCTTGATGGAGTATGGCTTTGATGCCGgttttttgttctatttcttaaagaaaatttaaagtggGTTTTGAAGTGTGACTGCTTACTTTGTCTTGATGGAGTTCCATAGGTTTATGGTACTCTGGGTAAAGCGATGGTATTTCAATCAGAAAAACTAGTGACAAAATATGTTTCTGGTAGTATTCGGAGTtaatcttaacattttttttcccgtctgtttatttttaatttgccatTATATGAAAAACCAGCAACAATCACGAATCCTTCAGAAAAACTTTCGATTCTTTGAACCATGCACTTAATTTTTTGcttccattttatgataataagTGACTTATTTTGCTGCAATAATTTAAATACACCTATGATtgatctattgtttgttttttttttttttttttttcatttctatttgaaTAAGGGTTTCTCCTATGAAAGTCTGCAGCGTGTCCTGTTTTCAGCGATATACTTTGGAGAAAGACGATGGACATTGCGTTTTTTCGCTTTCTTAGGTTTGAATCAACGTATATCATTTTGTTTATAGTTTAAACCGagcatttaaatgattttgcaactGTCTTTTGACTGGGGGGGGGccgagagattttttttttaaaaattagacaaCGTACTTTTACACTTGTCGGAAGTACCCCGTTTTTCCCTTGGATACTTGGCACCTTGTTTGGAATTTTGATCCCGCTTGAGGCTCCAATTTAACTTATTATTCCTTAATTGTTGACGATTTTACCTTTTGACGCTTTAGATACTTCAGAACCATGACTACAGTGGCTGTACCATGACTCTCATATCGTTTTTGAATAACAGAACATGAACATTTCTCTTCGGAAAGATCATAAATACAGCTTTCGAACTACTTCTTcgttaaaaacgccattttgaataaaaacaaacctctcaaaccgcagacgataattttgacttttaaaaacataatacaacggggctgtttccttcagtcaaaagtagtactttttgtcactgaaattaagagaataagttgaaaaaataacatggacccaggatatactttaattttctcaacagttatttttcaattaatttttttaaatgtccgattttgaaaacaaagtgtggtctttatgacgtcacaaatgatgcaatttggcgcatctttctatcacgtttccacgttatgataatcaagaagcgaattaaaattgcgctctaccatagactaataataagagtagaccgagctttctcattcttgctgttgaagaaaattggttcatagatgtatcatgtgactagtggaagggcttggcgaagactttggcagcatggttgctagatggcagcattatctacagtttggcactcgacatgtattttacgacaatgtgttttcatttaaaaaaacttccaggtgcagagattgaactgtttttcttttagttatgcattattttgacattagtaatagtttttgatcagttttcggtaacttttatttcatttggagctgtcagcgttggcgtgaacgaaatggcgtaaacgttttgcgttaacgcaaaaaatgtactaatcggtatcttaaattgaaactgtaggtaaaaatcttaccgtttgctgattcttcttggtcgcttgcatcttttattacttagagagttattgaaattgactaaagaaaatgcacaatactatctaaacgaaaaactcactatattaacaaaatatttacaacttagaataacaaatttacaaatcggactccataaaagatcattcttccgtgttccataaattctatttattttatttcgcgctggcctttgatcgtctgctacgattaacgcccgctgttgctaggatatccaccagtcacatggtttggtttatgagcagcaaaagggttgccatagctcggtctactcttattattagtctatgcgctctacgcttgctatcaaccatatcgttgccaatacacgtgagtaaaggttcgaattaaatattttgttctgtgaatggcaacattgaatggcatatcatcatttgtgatgtcatcggcgcaagtataaacaataaaagcatcctgatttaagtactttttttttaaatattaaacaaaaataaattatttaaaaaaatggtcagatcctatgtttttagcatgctctttcagaaaaaaatacttttaaaattttggaaacgaccctattgcaatcattttcttttacaggaattgatttttttattacctCTAGTCAAAATCGTCTAAAAATTGTGCGAACAGCTTCTGCAGTACTAATTTAGCAGACAATATTGCGTACTTTGGTGCGTCACACAGTGGAACGAAAACGacaaaaaccgcttaaaagggtaattttttttctatacttaACCAATTGCGGATAAatatatttgcacaggcctatatcttaggcaatcagaactggaattttagagcccttcgtccactacaaagctaaagatagcctttagaaggtgaagaaccatgaacgaaggggatttaaacaaattgctttgaagctatctatgtttttttttcttattaatggcgagtatatttaatttctctcgtgtccgacgatagtaaaagaacaaaaagaaagaataatcgaatattcaaacagttaattggttttgatcagtaccgaaaactggggaattcaaagttatttttttcaaaacgctctacaaaaaaatgtcctcttatgtcctcttagaaattaatattaattagtcaccaatggtctgtagaaataccctgaaaaggaattagctgcgtaaacctgcgaactttggacttagagcccaaacaaatcgagaaaaatccattataacatgcctgagtaaacaaacaagcgagagaggtttaaaaacacttttaagcgctttttcgcgttttcgccccactgtgcgtcaGTCTGAAACcattgcagctgaactataaaagATAAAGTATTTACGAGAAACggtattttataaatttcttaCAAAGTATCGTTTTTTGCTATACACTGTAacaaaattccgaaatgttactgaaaatttccgtgtaacgttccggaatttcaatggtttttatccaattcctggaaaaatcaagcattattttaaaaacgtttcctgaattgcacaaatgcagacttcttaatgttgtgaaaaatatttttagctcccagtttaaagattatctGAGCATATTTatgaagtgtatcggcttcagatcGATAATGgtccgtccagactgattaagctccctaAGGGATCGAATAAGTTAATGGATTGTGTAgtaatgttgtgaaaaataattttagctcccagtttaaagattatctgagcatatttattaagtgtatcggcttcagatcGATAACGgtccgtccagactgattaaacTCCCTAAGGGATCGAATAAGTAAATGGATtgtgtagctttgcaagaattataGGAGAATAAACTTCCCGTTCTTTTCTTGCAGttttgtcttagctttggccatgaggCCATGTGCGCAATATACTGTTGTTTGATCTTTGGGAAGGtgtcaagctattatattatacctacttaaATTTACTTAAAACTCCCAACTCCaaactggctttaaacggaaagattttttaacttttcaagaggcttccaggataatttcagggaggttactgaattttagcgaaaaacgttcctgatttttgcaagatatgttaccgACAGAATTTGGACACGTCAGCTgccaattattttccaggaacgtttccgaaTCGTTTTTATAGTGAATAAAAGACAAGTCTGCTTAGTTAAGAATGTGTTTTGTTTATTATGCCGGCGGATTATCCAGACTTTCGTTTTTCCAAATAGCCTTTGACTTCAATTGGTCTGTATAATCGTAATCGACGTTGTACTGTAACtgtactgtaaaaacgattcagaaatattcctggaaaataattggcAGTCAATGTGCCCAATTTGTATCAGTAACATAGCTTGCTAGAACCAGAAacgttttctttctaaaattcagTATCCATCCtaaaattatccttgaatctttctgaagaatttggaaatatccccggttaaagccagtctggAATATTAAAAGGAAATTAGGTATGTtcaatgtaattgattagaacgtTCCTGATTTACAACGAAAGCTCCAGAAGCCATGTTAAAAGCTAAAACAGATAACTTTTTTGccaagatacttgattttacggaaaaatagatgaaaacccgGAAAATTTCTAAGCCTTCCACGGAAAtgatcagtgacgtttcggatttttttctcACAGTGTGAAGTCATTGCTATAGTATAGCTCTGATTAGTTGAGCTGTAACCTTGAAAGAGTTTACCTCTTTTTGGGGTAATAGAAAATGGTAACAACTCACACTGAGTTGTATGGGGCAACTTTCATAgtagtttttgaaaagtatttctaCTCAAATCTGCGACAATGACTGGTTGCTGAACTCCttaaaaacaagtaaatattgtcCAAGCCAAAGCTTTACTTtaagggtgtcctgaaaaagactgactgttttcaaaaatttataacggttaatgataaaaaaacaaattcttgcagaaaattcatgtggttaGGCCCTAAGTTTTTTCTCTCAGAGttctaaattttagttcaaaaatgtttcaatagatggcgctgcacatagtaaggCGGGAAGTcaaaaaagaataattgaaatTCAAGCAGTTTTTTCTCTGTTTGGGACATGGGATaacagccgacgattgtttgaaaatattgttttgttcttttgttcattattttcgaaaaattatgatgtaattttctatatattttttagatttacgGGCTTAccatctgcagcgccatctattggaaaaattttcaactaaaatttggaactggGGGGGATTTTTGACCCccacatgaattttctgtaagaatttttttttttaatcatttaccgttttcttgctataaatttttaaaaacagtcattttcaggacaccctgtatcatTGCCACACTATAAATAATTCACGCAGGGGAGAGAAATCGATGACAAAAAGACAGGTTATGTTTggcaattttgaacatttgatattaattttaaaattttcccctACAACTTtgatttgaaacttcaattcACCGCTTTGTTTTCCACATCTAGCTTTTAAAACTTGCGATATTTTGAGTACAAGATAAGcatgaagatttaaaaaagatcctTTCCCTAAATTACTAGACTCTTCGAACTGTTTGCGATAAAACATTCAATGAATTGTTTTAAGATTATTTAGTAAGGGGTCGTTCCACgccaaataaaccaaaaaaaaaaaaagaagatcttTCTCGACCTATCATCTTCCATCAGTTTTCATGAAGCTTTCAGAAAATTTACTGTTTGACgccttctttttttacattatttaataaatgatcTATCGCTCATAATTTTTGTACCTCATAGCCAGACGAGCGGAAGTCACATACTCGCTCCTTTCCATGAGAGAAGAAAAACGTTTAACTGGTGCATACGAAGGCTGAGATTTACGCTACTTTAACACTAGTAAATGATcacaaaggaattttttttctttagaatcaCATTtatatggctcgatgcggaattgGATTTCATATACAATGcatgaataaactgaaaattgCGATTCCTGGACTTACGTTAGTTTGTCTCTAAGGTACAGGTTtatgattgttatttttttaattctaataaaaagcactttttttttacttgtcgcTACTCCTTTAAAACTTCATAACTCAAGTTCTATGAGAACTACATTGTTGTGTAATAGCTCCCTGAACTCCAGTAGTATTTATTATCTCTAAACTCttgtagatagcattcattgttgaccatttgtACGTTTCTtccttctcctaaaatgagtcttaccagtaaaacagtaacgttggattcagttcagccctgtgaaaataaagcatttccctaaatgtaaaatattatcaaattatcatgccgtggcgcgagtttcattgttgatgatgtcagcgttactcgatcattcgctattatatataggAGGATATATTGAAAAACGCACTAGTTCACAATGCTAGATTACGGGAAAAGCACAtaagtatactgccgtgggcgggcaggtaaacggcagtaactgcaaatgtttcttttttttttcttttttttctacatttttgtaatttgttgtatgttaactttattgtacatgcttgtttatttggtttccgctgaaaaaaggcgcgaaaaaacgtCACACTCgtgaaaacataaattgaattcaagatgtcaaagttcaaattaatttttactttttgttcattTATGTTGTCTTTTCAGGTGAAACGTTTATAGAGACTTTCACAGAGAGTTTGGCTGCGTTGATAAGTGTCCCAATAGTTGGAGTTGTAATTTTTTGCTGCTGCTGTTATTGCTGCTGTAAGGTATGCTGTGATGATGAAGAGGAAAAAACTCAAGTTATTGTTATGAACAGTCCAGTTAGCGCAGCACCAGCGAACCCAATCATAATTCAGAATAATTAGTACTTGGATTAAACAATGATGTTAATCAAGGTCaataaatgcttttatatttctttttatacttctttactaataataaagcagaaagtctctctgtccggaggatgtctggatgtctggatgtctgtaggatgtctgtaggatgtccgtaggatgtctgtgacgcgcatagcgcttaaaccgttcggccgattttaatgaaatttggcacaaagttagtatgtagcatgggggtgtgcacctcgaagcgatttttcgaaaattcgatgtggttctttttttattgcaattttaagaaaaaaagtatcataaattacgaaattatcgtaacgtggaaccgtaacatgggcacaagccagttggcgagatacgaaattatcataacgtggaatcgtaacgtcggtacaagccaactggcgagaaaattcactatacattatttgaaaatatacaggcgaaccaaaagacctattgatttttctattgcgggcgaagccgtgcgggtgtcacTAGTCTTTCATAAAGTACGTGAACTCAGAGTGAACTTATGACAAAGTAACTATTTTGAAGATATATCCATGAAGGGCACAAATTTGATAGCtgttataatattactatttcAAGAACTATGTACGGTGTGACCACGAAATATATGGAATTTGGCAATTAGCCAAGTTAGGaagattccatctgaatgaatctagcaggggagaattGAAAAAAGCGACGAAATATTGATGCAGGCCTTTTATAATGTCTGTGTTGCCTTATTAGTTTATTGCATTTTCGAAGTTGAAAAATGAGTGGAAACAaagagtttctatggaaacaacaaggAGAAAATACAATGAATCCCCGATTTTAGGTTTCTCGAGCGACTGggattaaaaaacgtaaaatacgggaaatacacaACAGCAAAACTGATTATGGGACCCGATGGAAAAACGTTTAATAAACCTATGGCGGGTCCAGAGCATCCTGTTGGGAGAGGCGATTGTGTGATAAATtatagggggggaggggggactaataaaaacaaaatttaaaaaaagtaagaactgaagtattttttttttttttttttaataatgtgtaTTGTTCAAAGAGTTCGAATAAAAGTTATAAGTTTCAAgtacaaagaataaaaaatttaaaaaaaattctactacagtcggaccctgatttaacgaacctctatttaacgaatttcgcgatttagagaacttttctttttccccgactaaaatgaaggcaaaacctTATTTACCGAATATTAAACCctgaattaacgaattattttaacagccgcaattttttttttttttgatttatttgagttaggaaatattggattgttttccaaataatatccatattgtccgaatcagaaaaacaaaattcatattgtccgaaacagaaaaatacttttcttggaatcagctaTTTTTTACCGGCTAAGGGACAACCAATGAATaccgattctgatgcagaaagcgatagtgaaactcccattaaaactgttactttttcaacTGCTTTACATGACCTGGATGCAGGGGCGCCCATATAGGAAGGCAGGGGGCTcgaatcaccccccccccctttgaaattagaacttcccttgcttttagtacttttttctttgcaaaaatgtaaaaacatttcttctccagccattaatgaataagttattaaaaatgtcaaattttaatgactctaatctgccctgaaatcggtttccac
Proteins encoded:
- the LOC129229973 gene encoding uncharacterized protein LOC129229973 isoform X1 encodes the protein MEYFVLLSFIGLYLINNSSAHILKLNTLSDVYSNKDTELFVHDPSPTVAENNGTEVNDTLLQHGETFIETFTESLAALISVPIVGVVIFCCCCYCCCKVCCDDEEEKTQVIVMNSPVSAAPANPIIIQNN